The DNA region CAATATTAATTGGCCGAAAGAGCCGGCAGGGCAGACTGTCAGACGCCAAGATGATCAGTTACGGAATACGAATTTCGTGCGCCTGGATGTTCTGGATCGGGGGCAAAGGCAAACGATGGGACCTGGAGAAAATCTGGTGCTGCCCTTTGATCCTATCAAAAATAGGGACCTGGCTGTCCATCTATGACCGGAGTGACTCTTCTGGTTGAAAGCCGTCTCAAATTGACGGTTTGAAGCGCCGGTTTTCTGAGAAAACTTTACATGAGAAAACAGTATGAACCCTAAAGTTTTTTGCACCGTCTTCGTCGCGGTCTTTCTGGCGGAGCTCGGCGACAAAACCCAACTGGCGACCACGCTCTTCGCCACCGACAAAGCTAACGGCAAACTCACCGTCTTTTTGGCGGCTTCCCTGGCCCTGATCGCGGCCACCGCGATCGGGGTTCTGGCCGGACATCTGCTTTCCCAGTTTATCGATGAAAAAACGCTGTCGCGGCTGGCCGGAATCGGCTTTGTTCTGATCGGTGGTTTCCTGTTACTGAAAAACCTGAGTTAAATCCGCTGCAAGCCGCCGCGTTCGAACGGGAAAAGACTCAACTGGTTACCGCCGTAGAAACTAAGGCTTCAAGGTCTCTTGCCGGTGGTCCGGATTCAACCTTTCAGAATCCGATCCACGGCCTGCTGGGCCGCCAACAGGCCGAAAATTCCCGGCATAAAGACGGCGCTGGGTTGAATCCGCCGACGGCGGCCGCGTTGAAAGTATTCCTCCCGCTCGGCTTCACTGAAAGCTTCCGGGTCACAGGATTCTACCGCCACCGGTTCCGGTGAATAGACCACCGTCACCTGACCTTTCTCAAGCCCTTCCCGCCTCAGTTTTTTACGCAGCACCCGCGCCAACGGGCAGCCGCTGGTCAATAACAGATCTTCGATTTTAATCCGGTCCGGCCGGCTGCGACCGGCGGCCCCCATGGATGAGATAAAGGCCAGTTTACGGGCCAGGCAATTGCGAATCAGATCAAGTTTCGGGGCGGCGCCGTCAATCGCGTCGATGAGAAAATCAAAATCACCCTCCCCCAGAAGTTCCGCGGAGGTATCATGATGGTAGAAGGTCTGGCGGCGGTTCAGCACGATGCGCGGATTGATTTCAAGCAAACGGTCGGCGGCCGCCGCCACCTTGGCCTGACCGAGCGTGCTCTGCAGAGCAAACAGCTGCCGGTTGATATTGGTTTCGCCCACCAGATCAAAATCAATCAGGGTCAGACGGCCCACGGCCGTTCGGGCCAGGGCCTCGGCGGCAAAAGAGCCCACCGCGCCGAGACCGACAATCGCGACATGAGCGGCGGCCAGCCGTTTCAGGCCGTCCGCCCCGAAAAGCAGCTCCAGCCGGGCGAAAGCCGTTGCCGGAAAATCAGATTCCATTACTTCTCCTTGCCTTCATCGACACCGAACAAACGAAAAAAATTAGCGGTGGTCCAGGCGGCGACTGCCAGCGGATCCCAGTTTCGCAATGCGGCCAGCGCCAGGGCCACCGCCGGCAGATCCCGGGGTTCGGAGGCGCCTTTGACGACCCCCCGCGACCCGATGTAGGGCGCATCGGTTTCCAGGAGAATACGTTCCGGCGGTGCCAGAAGCGCCGCCTCCCGCACCCGGCGGGCCAGCGGCCGAGTCAGATTACCACCAAACCCCAGATAAAAGCCAAGCGCCAGAAACTTTTCCGCCAGCTGCGGTCCGCCGCCATAAGCGTGCAGAACCCCTCGGTTCTTCGGAAAATTACGCAAGACCGCATACAGAGGCTCAAAAGCCCGACGACAATGCAGGATCACCGGCAAATCCAGCAAGGCGGCAAGTTCCAGCTGCTGTTCGAGGGCCTCCAGCTGGCGACTTTGCGAAAAATCAGCCAGGGCGAAATCCAGGCCGATCTCACCAATCGCCGCCGGCTGGCGCAAGCGGGCCAGTTGCCGCAGGGTTTCAGGCGAGAAAGCAAGCGACGGCTTCAGCCAGGCCGGATGCAGACCCACCGCCGCCCGCAGCTCGGCATGCCGCGCCGCCAGGCGACAGGCGGCGCGGCTGGAACATAAATCATAGCCGGGCACCAGCAGCCATTTGACTCCGGCCCTTGCCGCCCGCGCCAGAACCCCGGGCAAATCCTCCCGCAAGGGCGCGTCGGTCAGGTGACAATGGCTGTCAGCCAGAAACATTTCCACCCAAAGATCCTCCCGCAAAAATCAAGCCCGGTTCCCATGGCCGCGCCAGCCTCTAATTCCGTACCAGGTCGCCTTCAGCTTACGGCCCAAACCGGCGCCCCCTGGCAATCCGTACATTTTGCAACAAATAAACAGTTGTATTTTTACACGGCCCCAGGTATATTAACCGACATTAGCCTCTCAGCGTTCATTCTCGGTTTGAAAAAACAAGAAAACGTTCCGATGAGAGTACTAATTTGCGAGCCGCAAGCGCCTTTCTGGGTTGCGGGGCACGTTCCCGCATCAGTATCCAACTCAAAATCCTGTACCGGGAACCAAACATGACAGCTCTGTCGAAGTCTCCGAAACCCGAGAGCAATCGAAAAAGGATTTTCCTATCCCTCTTTACCCTGGCCGTTCTCTTTATTTCAAGCTTTTTGTGCCTGCCGCCGGCGCTTTCGGCCGCAGCCATGGAAAGCGAAAGCTACCGGATCGGGACCGGCGACATCCTTGAAATCTCAGTCTGGAAAGAAGAGAGTTTAAGCCGGGAAGTCATCGTTCCACCAGACCGGATTCTGGCCTTTCCGCTGGTCGGCGATATTGACGTCAAACAGATGACCATCGGTGACCTGCGCCGCGAGGTAACCACCAGGCTGAAGGATTTCATTCCGGAAGCCACCGTGACCGTGATGTTGCGCCAGATCAACAGCCTGCGCGCTTACGTCATCGGCAAGGTCAACAAACCCGGCCAGTTTCCCATCGACCTGGAAACCAACGCGATGCAACTGCTGGCCATGGCCGGTGGCCTCAATCCCTTCGCCGCCGGCGGCAAGATCTATATTCTACGCTACCAGGACGGCAAATCAACCAAAATTCCCTTCGATTATCGCGAGGTGGAAAAAGGGGAAAACCTTGCCCAGAACATTATCATTCAGCGCGGCGATGTCATAATTGTGCCCTGACGAAAAGGCTTCCGCCAAAGTTTCAAAGCTCC from Pseudomonadota bacterium includes:
- a CDS encoding TMEM165/GDT1 family protein; the encoded protein is MNPKVFCTVFVAVFLAELGDKTQLATTLFATDKANGKLTVFLAASLALIAATAIGVLAGHLLSQFIDEKTLSRLAGIGFVLIGGFLLLKNLS
- a CDS encoding tRNA threonylcarbamoyladenosine dehydratase, giving the protein MESDFPATAFARLELLFGADGLKRLAAAHVAIVGLGAVGSFAAEALARTAVGRLTLIDFDLVGETNINRQLFALQSTLGQAKVAAAADRLLEINPRIVLNRRQTFYHHDTSAELLGEGDFDFLIDAIDGAAPKLDLIRNCLARKLAFISSMGAAGRSRPDRIKIEDLLLTSGCPLARVLRKKLRREGLEKGQVTVVYSPEPVAVESCDPEAFSEAEREEYFQRGRRRRIQPSAVFMPGIFGLLAAQQAVDRILKG
- a CDS encoding TatD family deoxyribonuclease — its product is MEMFLADSHCHLTDAPLREDLPGVLARAARAGVKWLLVPGYDLCSSRAACRLAARHAELRAAVGLHPAWLKPSLAFSPETLRQLARLRQPAAIGEIGLDFALADFSQSRQLEALEQQLELAALLDLPVILHCRRAFEPLYAVLRNFPKNRGVLHAYGGGPQLAEKFLALGFYLGFGGNLTRPLARRVREAALLAPPERILLETDAPYIGSRGVVKGASEPRDLPAVALALAALRNWDPLAVAAWTTANFFRLFGVDEGKEK
- a CDS encoding polysaccharide export protein; translation: MESESYRIGTGDILEISVWKEESLSREVIVPPDRILAFPLVGDIDVKQMTIGDLRREVTTRLKDFIPEATVTVMLRQINSLRAYVIGKVNKPGQFPIDLETNAMQLLAMAGGLNPFAAGGKIYILRYQDGKSTKIPFDYREVEKGENLAQNIIIQRGDVIIVP